A window of Acropora muricata isolate sample 2 chromosome 3, ASM3666990v1, whole genome shotgun sequence contains these coding sequences:
- the LOC136911087 gene encoding uncharacterized protein — protein MTKLILLFFIVGTSAVVKWSNNPILPGYPVIFGGWGSQPYCDTLHKSEKQCFEDCMTANGHAASIDVANSITPACPPLIQQQHGCFPSWKPVACQCAKRCECKLGRCAHGEVSKCPFCRQPRPS, from the exons ATGACGAAGTTGATTTTACTTTTCTTCATTGTTGGCACTTCAGCTGTCGTAAAAT GGAGTAACAATCCAATCCTTCCTGGCTATCCTGTAATCTTCGGTGGTTGGGGATCGCAGCCCTACTGTGATACTCTCCACAAGTCAGAGAAACAATGTTTTGAAGATTGTATGACCGCCAATGGCCATGCTGCAAGTATTGACGTTGCTAACAGTATTACCCCTGCCTGTCCCCCGCTAATCCAACAACAACATGGATGC TTTCCCAGCTGGAAACCTGTTGCTTGTCAATGCGCCAAACGATGTGAATGCAAACTTGGTCGATGTGCCCATGGTGAAGTCTCAAAGTGTCCTTTTTGCAGACAGCCACGTCCATCataa